From a region of the Candida albicans SC5314 chromosome 1, complete sequence genome:
- the HOM6 gene encoding homoserine dehydrogenase (Putative homoserine dehydrogenase; Gcn4-regulated; induced by amino acid starvation (3-ATtreatment); macrophage-induced protein; protein level decreases in stationary phase cultures; flow model biofilm repressed) — protein MSKSVNVAIIGSGVVGSSYLSQLNNLKSNIAFNVIYLAKTSEEALYSKDYSPVDLSTYETAPTQPTLSLDDLVKFIKGAKKPTVLVDNTSSPAIANYYPTFIKEGISIATPNKKAFSSDLKEWKEILQTAELPGAGLVYHECTVGAALPIISPLKDLIATGDKVDKIEGIFSGTLSYIFNEFSKTEKSDVKFSDVVKKAKELGYTEPDPRDDLNGLDVARKVTILARISGLEVEGPTSFPVESLIPKELECVESVAEFMEKLPNYDADIQKVKDEAFAENKVLRFVGKVDLNTNKVSVEIGKYGFDHPFASLKGSDNVVSIKTGRYPNPLIVQGAGAGAEITAHGVLADTIKIAERIAN, from the coding sequence ATGTCAAAGTCAGTTAATGTTGCAATTATTGGATCCGGTGTTGTTGGTTCATCATATCTTAGTCAATTGAATAACTTGAAAAGTAACATAGCTTTCAATGTAATTTATTTGGCTAAAACTTCTGAAGAAGCATTATACAGTAAAGACTACTCACCAGTTGATTTGTCAACTTATGAAACAGCTCCAACTCAACCTACATTGAGCTTAGATGATTTGGTTAAATTCATAAAAGGTGCAAAGAAACCAACTGTGTTAGTCGATAATACTTCGAGTCCTGCTATTGCAAATTATTACCCTACTTTCATTAAGGAAGGTATCTCCATTGCTACCCCAAACAAAAAGGCTTTCTCATCTGACTTAAAGGAATGGAAAGAAATTTTACAAACAGCTGAATTGCCAGGTGCTGGTTTAGTTTACCATGAGTGTACTGTTGGTGCTGCATTGCCAATTATCTCCCCATTGAAAGATTTGATCGCTACTGGTGATAaagttgataaaattgaaggTATTTTTTCTGGTACTTTGTCCtatattttcaatgaattttctaaaactgaaaaatcAGACGTTAAATTTTCTGATGTTGTTAAAAAGGCTAAAGAATTGGGTTACACTGAACCTGATCCAAGAGATGATTTGAATGGTTTGGATGTTGCCAGAAAAGTCACTATTTTGGCCAGAATTTCCGGTTTAGAGGTTGAAGGTCCAACTTCTTTCCCAGTTGAATCTTTAATTCcaaaagaattagaatGTGTCGAGAGTGTTGCTGAATTTATGGAAAAATTACCAAATTACGATGCTGATATTCAAAAAGTCAAAGATGAAGCTTTTGCTGAAAACAAGGTTTTGAGATTTGTTGGTAAAGTTGATCTTAACACCAACAAAGTATCAGTTGAAATAGGTAAATATGGTTTTGATCATCCATTCGCTTCTTTGAAAGGTAGTGACAATGTTGTTTCTATCAAAACCGGAAGATATCCAAATCCATTGATTGTTCAAGGTGCTGGTGCTGGTGCTGAAATCACTGCACATGGTGTTTTGGCAGACACTATCAAAATTGCTGAAAGAATTGCCAATTGA
- the EXG2 gene encoding glucan exo-1,3-beta-glucosidase (GPI-anchored cell wall protein, similar to S. cerevisiae exo-1,3-beta-glucosidase Exg2p; predicted Kex2p substrate; induced during cell wall regeneration; possibly an essential gene, disruptants not obtained by UAU1 method; Hap43p-repressed): MMLFLIHLMALCCMFVAEVACEQFNSTSNSSSAQSSLIDFQYKGVSIGGWLVLEPYITPSLFNATLSSGETWTDLPVDEYHFCEKLGAKEAEKRLTDHWESMYNETDFKQIKEAGLNMVRIPIGYWSFEKLEGDPYVSGAQDYLDKAIEWSHANDLKVMIDLHGAPNTQNGFDNSGLRNLGYPGWQNKTEYVNHTYKVLQQMFQKYGTGKYASDYKNTIIGIEVLNEPLNPNMDKLKEFYIESYNDGREIQVINNTIFFQEAFQPIGYWDSFLEKGEIKVTETSNGTNHTTTKKADFKNIIIDHHHYEVFTESQVASNVSTHLENIKNYASAIGKEKAKAIVGEWSAALTDCAPWLNGVGLGSRYEGTAPYTNDRVGSCAEFNKSPDKWSKKQKKDYRRFVEMQLYEYSTNSQGWIFWCWKTEGATEWDFRALVKNGIMPQPLDNYKYVKNGTDTSSASAIASNKMTLLLAFLLVILVI, encoded by the coding sequence ATGATGTTGTTTCTCATTCATTTGATGGCTTTATGTTGTATGTTTGTTGCTGAGGTTGCATGtgaacaattcaattccaCTTCAAATTCAAGTTCAGCGCAATCAagtttgattgattttcaatacaAGGGTGTTAGTATCGGGGGTTGGTTAGTCCTAGAACCTTATATTACTCCATCGTTATTCAATGCAACCCTTCTGTCTGGCGAAACGTGGACCGATCTTCCAGTTGATGAATACCACTTTTGTGAAAAACTAGGTGCCAAAGAAGCCGAAAAAAGATTGACAGACCATTGGGAATCAATGTATAATGAAACAGATTTCAAGCAAATAAAAGAAGCTGGATTAAACATGGTAAGAATCCCTATTGGATACTGGTcgtttgaaaaattggagGGCGATCCGTATGTGTCAGGAGCACAAGACTATCTTGATAAGGCAATTGAGTGGTCACATGCAAATGACTTGAAAGTCATGATTGATTTGCATGGTGCCCCAAATACACAAAATGGATTTGACAATTCTGGTTTGAGAAATCTTGGGTATCCTGGATGGCAAAATAAAACCGAATATGTCAACCATACGTATAAGGTGTTGCAACAGATGTTCCAGAAATATGGTACTGGGAAATATGCATCTGATTACAAGAATACCATTATTGGAATTGAGGTATTGAATGAACCACTCAACCCAAATATGGACAAACTTAAAGAATTCTACATTGAGTCCTACAACGATGGGAGAGAGATTCAAGTTATCAATAacacaatttttttccaagAAGCATTTCAACCCATTGGCTACTGGGATAGTTTTTTGGAGAAAGGTGAAATCAAAGTTACCGAAACATCTAATGGGACAAACCACACAACTACCAAAAAAGcagatttcaaaaatattatcattgatcatcatcattatgaAGTTTTTACAGAATCCCAAGTGGCACTGAATGTTTCTACTCATTTAGAAaatatcaagaattatGCATCAGCTATTGGTAAAGAAAAGGCAAAGGCTATAGTTGGTGAATGGTCAGCAGCATTAACTGATTGTGCCCCTTGGTTGAATGGAGTTGGATTGGGTTCAAGATATGAAGGTACTGCTCCTTATACTAATGATCGGGTAGGAAGTTGTGCCGAGTTCAACAAGAGTCCAGATAAATGGtctaaaaaacaaaagaaagacTATAGaagatttgttgaaatgCAACTTTACGAATACTCTACTAACTCACAAGGATGGATATTTTGGTGCTGGAAGACAGAAGGAGCCACTGAGTGGGACTTTAGAGCATTGGTAAAAAATGGCATAATGCCCCAACCTTTGGACAACTACAAATATGTCAAAAATGGGACAGATACGAGCAGTGCTTCAGCCATTGCGTCAAATAAGATGACATTATTGTTAGCTTTTTTATTAGTCATTTTGGTGATTTAG
- the TOM20 gene encoding Tom20p (Putative mitochondrial primary import receptor): protein MNKGLTITAIAAAAIAGYAVYFDYQRRNSADFRKSLKKREVKQKKLKAKKEAESKQNKLEAVKKALLEDLAQNPIPTDLTEREAFFMEQVAVGEQKAKVDAIEAAICFYKALAVYPNPTDILGIYQKTVPEEVYELVVMMIAVYPPASVSSILNKGAPTVKDLKPTEEDLD from the coding sequence ATGAACAAAGGATTAACTATAACTGCTATTGCAGCGGCAGCTATTGCAGGATACGCTgtatattttgattatcaaCGTAGAAATTCAGCCGATTTCAGAAAGTCCttgaaaaagagagaagtcaaacaaaagaaattgaaagcTAAAAAGGAAGCCGAATccaaacaaaataaattggaaGCAGTCAAAAAGGCCTTATTGGAAGATTTAGCTCAAAACCCTATTCCAACTGATTTGACTGAAAGAGAAGCATTTTTTATGGAACAAGTTGCTGTTGGTGAACAAAAGGCAAAAGTTGATGCCATTGAAGCTGCTATATGTTTCTACAAGGCTTTGGCAGTTTACCCTAATCCTACTGATATCTTAGGTATTTACCAAAAAACCGTACCTGAAGAAGTATACGAATTGGTCGTGATGATGATAGCTGTTTATCCACCAGCTTCTGTTTCTAGTATTTTGAATAAGGGAGCACCAACTGTCAAAGATTTGAAACCaactgaagaagatttagaTTAG
- a CDS encoding uncharacterized protein (Protein of unknown function; Hap43-repressed gene; repressed by nitric oxide), translated as MSDKVEVAEVAPLPDASYKYPNPLANFTKGLGYPEWQPIDTKKEVGQIFRFGFYSTVGAYAWLYFWKRTTFKLELPLSVIGFFSIAKGVQDSIANIREINDCWNTFWGLTAANTVVLSAGFRSMPPKHKIITGALGTSIATILDRAYWAQSTSSPRLDAKYELANTNENLPKQQFWDVWQRRPITQTVEELGVGRGIFKP; from the coding sequence ATGTCTGATAAAGTAGAGGTAGCAGAAGTGGCACCACTTCCAGATGCAAGCTATAAATATCCAAACCCATTAGCAAATTTCACAAAGGGGCTTGGTTATCCAGAATGGCAGCCAATTGATACCAAGAAAGAAGTTGGTCAAATTTTTAGATTTGGGTTTTACTCCACTGTTGGTGCCTATGCTTGGTTATATTTCTGGAAAAGAACTACATTCAAATTAGAATTACCACTTTCCGTTATTGGGTTCTTTTCAATTGCTAAGGGTGTTCAAGACTCTATTGCCAATATCAgagaaattaatgattgTTGGAACACATTTTGGGGGTTGACCGCTGCCAACACCGTTGTTTTGAGTGCAGGTTTCAGAAGTATGCCACCCAAGCACAAGATTATAACTGGTGCCTTGGGTACTTCTATTGCCACAATTCTTGATAGAGCCTACTGGGCACAATCCACTTCTTCTCCAAGATTAGACGCCAAATATGAATTAGCCAACACAAATGAAAACTTGCCAAAACAACAGTTCTGGGATGTTTGGCAAAGAAGACCAATAACCCAAACCGTGGAGGAATTAGGTGTTGGTAGAGGAATTTTCAAGCCATAA
- the MGM101 gene encoding Mgm101p (Putative mitochondrial genome maintenance protein; fungal-specific (no human or murine homolog); mutation confers hypersensitivity to tubercidin (7-deazaadenosine)) — MFNLIRLGFPRTSIIRYYSSTAVNQAKVYSRTYKRAGPVTKSSTSTSRSTSTDASPASSSPPKESVSDIEPSSEVPVKSTTSYILHDAPLEASNKNNGETINWSDSFHGLGAQPFSKEIAEILLAPVAEEDIEIKPDGLLYLPEIKYRRVLNRAFGPGGWGLAPRTESLVTSGQISREYGLICHGRLVSIARGEQDYFGGEEKLTTALEGCKSNALMRCCKDLGIASELWDPSFIRRWKKKYCEEIFVEHVNTKKKKKIWKLKSIKTIDYPYKMT, encoded by the coding sequence ATGTTTAATTTGATAAGATTGGGTTTCCCACGGACCTCAATAATCAGATACTATTCAAGTACTGCAGTGAATCAAGCTAAAGTGTATTCGCGTACTTACAAAAGGGCTGGACCAGTAACGAAATCCTCAACAAGCACGTCAAGATCCACTTCTACAGATGCATCACCTGCATCTTCTTCACCTCCAAAAGAGAGTGTTAGTGACATTGAGCCAAGCTCGGAAGTTCCAGTAAAATCCACTACTTCTTATATCTTACATGATGCCCCATTGGAAGcttcaaacaaaaataatggTGAAACCATCAATTGGTCGGATTCATTCCACGGGTTAGGTGCTCAACCATTTTCCAAAGAAATTGCTGAAATTTTGTTAGCTCCTGTGGCAGAAGAggatattgaaattaagCCCGATGGGTTATTATATTTACctgaaatcaaatatcGACGTGTTTTGAATCGCGCCTTTGGACCTGGTGGTTGGGGTTTGGCCCCAAGAACAGAGTCACTTGTCACATCTGGACAAATAAGTCGTGAGTATGGGTTGATTTGTCATGGCAGATTGGTCAGTATTGCTCGTGGTGAACAAGATTATTTTGGTGGCGAAGAGAAATTGACTACTGCATTGGAAGGTTGTAAGAGTAATGCCTTGATGAGATGCTGTAAAGATTTGGGAATTGCAAGTGAGTTATGGGACCCTTCGTTTATTAGACgttggaaaaagaaatattgcGAAGAAATCTTTGTTGAACATGTCAACActaagaagaaaaagaagatatggaaattgaaaagCATCAAGACTATAGATTATCCATATAAGATGACataa
- a CDS encoding uncharacterized protein (Protein required for transfer of mannosylphosphate; induced by alpha pheromone in SpiderM medium): MADFRQFRNIFLVVLFFNLCYFLKIYRNNKIQNEILNFRHSYYNYYNDDQISIGYLKEEDSLPEEQELLQLLHKVKRNENNTYWLANTTMEYPSIMLNALDFLPPPENEPQYITWYNNPKLYYEPRLTLAVYLDELKHQLKLHNPDNSKTKDHMIKLPFSWSDWVDLTMLNSEIMKPIGLKNNCEWLQKEANKRTRFPDFCKDLVDLSDEEIDEIGLSKDQLPGFIVKSSPMNKAPHMEVMLQGKSYLYTQQENPLTLVFLTSNGTYEAQLTEKREKLLQTDLFHRFLKRRKIDCKQAHGVVPVEFNPQSEFRKLLRAIPPRPLDPKDDLHGISKIVSNKGDRNILRQLNLDPSTFHYTQQNVEQQIASYETRLSKIEKVITDELNYDLNVLETNRLTRHELNHYRGLKYANSFSVDVEPTYYKLATLKKNQYNLDSGWHYEWRFFNGAMRYLKDETWSYEQMEVREQIILDRLLRNWFKFAEAKGIVSWIAHGPLLSWYWDGLMFPFDIDIDLQMPSSELNRLAANYNMTLVIEDLNEGYGKYLIDCSTFIHHRNVAGRDNHIDARFIDVDTGTYIDITGMGLNDEKPPPQYDNYINEKTEANESVELYMDRRKHWLNYEKINPLRYSMLGGVPVFVPNDIMSMLNHEYPRGTKSHYYDGYYYVPLLRLWLQESKILTAFKPEQYEAVTDEARQENILELIKNLRHEDAFQLLTSSNDILIEYYLTQKYTGLHVREKQLMMDEASERSILDLEHNEQYNSLTSNFYIGPPLRKCLFDFEYYGRFKHMAKQTVSTIVENEKMEESKTF, encoded by the coding sequence ATGGCTGATTTCAGACAATTTAGAAACATATTCTTAGTTGtgttatttttcaatctttgTTACTTTCTAAAAATCTATCGAAACAACAAGATCCAAAACGAAATCCTAAATTTCCGTCATTCATATTACAACTATTACAACGACGATCAAATCTCCATCGGTTATctcaaagaagaagattcaCTCCCTGAGGAACAAGAACTATTACAGTTGCTTCACAAAGTCAAACGTAATGAAAACAATACATATTGGTTGGCTAACACTACCATGGAATACCCATCGATTATGTTGAATGCATTAGATTTCTTACCACCACCTGAAAATGAACCACAATATATTACATGGTATAATAATCCAAAACTTTACTACGAACCTAGGCTCACATTGGCAGTGTATTTAGATGAACTAAAACACCAACTTAAGTTGCATAATCCTGATAATTCTAAAACTAAAGACCACATGATAAAATTACCATTTTCGTGGTCAGATTGGGTTGATTTAACTATGCTAAATAGTGAAATAATGAAGCCAATTGGtctaaaaaataattgtgAGTGGTTGCAAAAAGAAGCAAATAAACGAACTAGATTTCCTGATTTTTGTAAAGATTTAGTTGATTTATCAGACGAGGAGATTGATGAAATAGGGTTATCTAAGGATCAACTACCTGGATTTATTGTAAAATCATCACCTATGAATAAGGCACCACATATGGAGGTGATGTTGCAAGGTAAATCATATTTATATACCCAACAAGAAAATCCACTAACACTAGTGTTTTTGACTAGTAATGGCACTTATGAAGCACAGCTCACAgagaaaagagaaaagtTACTACAAACAGATTTATTCCACCGGTTcttgaaaagaagaaagattGACTGTAAACAGGCCCATGGCGTGGTACCAGTTGAATTTAATCCACAATCTGAATTCCGAAAATTGTTACGTGCAATCCCACCAAGACCACTAGATCCAAAAGATGATTTGCATGGCATTAGTAAAATCGTCTCAAATAAAGGTGATAGAAATATTTTGAGACAACTCAATTTAGACCCTTCAACATTCCATTATACTCAACAGAATGTTGAACAACAAATCGCCAGTTATGAAACCAGATTAAGTAAAATCGAGAAGGTAATAACAGATGAGCTAAACTATGATCTAAATGTCCTCGAAACAAATAGATTAACTAGGCAcgaattaaatcattatcgTGGGTTAAAATACGCCAATTCCTTCTCGGTTGATGTGGAACCAACCTATTATAAATTGGcaacattgaaaaaaaatcaatataacCTTGATTCAGGTTGGCATTATGAGTGgagatttttcaatggaGCTATGAGATATCTAAAAGACGAGACGTGGTCATATGAACAAATGGAAGTGAGAGAACAAATAATCTTGGACAGGTTATTGAGAAATTGGTTTAAATTTGCTGAAGCAAAGGGTATAGTTTCCTGGATAGCCCATGGTCCCTTATTGTCTTGGTATTGGGATGGTTTAATGTTTCCCTTTGATATAGATATTGATCTCCAGATGCCATCGTCGGAATTGAATCGGTTGGCTGCCAATTATAATATGACTCTAGTCattgaagatttaaatGAAGGGTATGGGAAATACTTGATAGACTGTTCCACATTTATACATCACAGAAATGTTGCTGGTAGAGACAACCACATTGATGCAAGGTTCATTGATGTTGACACCGGCAcatatattgatattacTGGTATGGGCTTGAATGATGAAAAACCACCTCCGCAATATGACAATtatattaatgaaaaaacgGAAGCCAATGAATCTGTCGAATTATACATGGATAGAAGAAAACATTGGTTAAACtatgaaaaaatcaatccCTTGAGGTATTCCATGCTTGGAGGGGTTCCTGTATTTGTTCCAAATGATATTATGTCAATGTTGAACCATGAGTACCCTAGGGGTACCAAGAGTCATTATTATGATGGATATTATTATGTTCCTTTGTTGCGATTGTGGCTTCAAGAGTCAAAGATTCTAACTGCTTTCAAGCCAGAACAATATGAGGCAGTGACAGATGAGGCTCGACAAGAGAATATACTTGAACTTATCAAAAACCTAAGGCATGAAGATGCCTTTCAATTATTGACACTGAGCAATGATATACTAATCGAGTACTACTTGACCCAAAAATACACTGGATTGCATGTAAGAGAAAAACAACTAATGATGGACGAAGCTTCAGAACGACTGATACTTGATCTAGAACACAATGAACAATACAACAGCTTAAcatcaaatttttatattggACCTCCTTTGAGGAAatgtttgtttgatttcGAGTATTATGGGCGATTTAAACATATGGCGAAGCAAACTGTGTCCACAATTGTAGAAAATGAGAAGATGGAGGAGTCTAAAACATTTTGA
- a CDS encoding uncharacterized protein (Planktonic growth-induced gene) gives MRSLSVARGVSYLVHFKVLQLLVAVIVVFNIYIAATNVFDKHISNHASKQLAVKLTQSDVSTILTTGTLNSNFKNNEQFQVNNGFKLPTFKTIPTHNKHKSPNKPKYLVPNVPYDELSFKDKILFKLNEVDFNKDKDWLKSQELTSHKVEVHVNEFTQEMWDNNPGLFFDPRFTLSVYLVEIKRQMCENAATRSSDEIVLPFSWTDWVDLTMLNDELVKPERQRISCEYLKATHDSSSKYPYYCINNEDIDGQELELMKLPSTNYVPGYAVRKSPTNRATNVVRMLEGKSHLLTYADIPTKLVFLNKQGGIYVTEVSTKQRITESGLFDGFVKSHYADSRIPETIILDPIKEFESLLKLKEPQKWNEVYDSRNFSYSITLTDYDIPEKDFNYSESEFLDDMTKFGDRLDSLHDLTTNELRFDKQEIANLRLNRNEMRYYESLQYAYARKNMQEPVYFRNARLITKIEENKQDSGWNYDWRFFNGALDYLQNDWTEEQLMIRRQIILERLLRNWTRFAIEGRFISWISQSSLSSWYWNGQLSSFSQKIEIQMPIKELLRLALTYNQTMVVEDVTEGFGKYFIDCSTFVHYRGSAKSGNHIDAKFIDVDTGLSVEIGGVAISHETAPKRYTNIVTEAQHNGQLRQVYNTRRPRFYTSDEISPLRKSMFAGTPVYVPNNISAILNQEYHKKLIPFNAYGYYFVTQLNLWIHHSKLKFLFEKFENTSLSLENGQTDATELCELVATIDEEQIVELLTRHDDILLEYYLSSDLGDLHKKELICLFEDVNKIDNARICDKTTKIGESKHRVELANDPEYRELVTSFTFQNFKRISLYDYDQLARSKAS, from the coding sequence ATGAGGCTGTTATCAGTTGCCCGAGGGGTATCCTATTTAGTACATTTTAAGGTACTACAGTTGCTAGTTGCTGTTATAGTGGTATTTAACATATACATTGCAGCAACCAACGTGTTCGATAAACATATCTCCAACCATGCAAGCAAACAGTTGGCAGTCAAATTAACCCAACTGGATGTATCAACTATACTTACCACTGGTACTTTGAATCTGAATTTCAAGAACAACGAACAATTTCAGGTCAATAATGGATTTAAACTCCCGACGTTTAAAACTATTCCAACACATAATAAACACAAACTGCcaaataaaccaaaataTCTAGTTCCCAATGTACCATACGATGAACTATCTTTTAAAGATAAAATACTattcaaattaaatgaagTGGACTTCAATAAGGATAAAGATTGGTTGAAAAGCCAAGAATTGACAAGTCATAAAGTGGAGGTTCATGTAAATGAGTTTACTCAAGAAATGTGGGATAACAACCCCGGGTTATTTTTTGATCCAAGATTTACATTATCTGTCTATTTGGTCGAAATTAAACGACAAATGTGTGAAAATGCAGCAACTCGATCAAGTGATGAAATTGTGTTGCCGTTTTCATGGACAGATTGGGTTGATTTGACTATGTTAAACGACGAGCTAGTAAAACCCGAAAGGCAAAGAATCTCGTGCGAATATTTGAAAGCCACTCACGATTCATCATCCAAGTATCCCTACTATTGCATCAACaatgaagatattgatGGCCAAGAACTAGAACTTATGAAGTTACCTTCAACAAATTATGTTCCAGGTTATGCAGTTAGAAAATCACCAACTAATAGAGCAACAAATGTGGTCAGAATGTTAGAAGGAAAATCTCATTTGTTAACCTACGCAGATATTCCTACCAAATTAGtgtttttgaataaacAAGGTGGAATATATGTAACTGAAGTTAGCACAAAACAGCGTATTACTGAGAGTGGTCTTTTTGATGGATTTGTAAAGTCTCATTATGCTGATTCAAGAATCCCAGAAACCATAATTCTTGATCCGATCAAAGAATTTGAGTCGCTATTGAAACTAAAAGAACCACAAAAGTGGAATGAAGTTTATGATTCACGGAACTTTTCATACTCAATTACATTGACTGATTACGATATACCAGAGAAGGACTTTAATTACTCAGAAAGTGAGTTTTTAGATGATATGACGAAATTTGGAGATCGCCTAGACTCTCTACACGATTTAACGACAAATGAACTAAGATTTGACAAACAAGAAATAGCGAATTTGCGACTAAACCGAAATGAGATGAGGTATTATGAAAGTTTACAGTATGCCTATGCCCGTAAGAATATGCAAGAACCTGTCTATTTTCGAAATGCGCGGTTAATTACTAAAATAGAAGAGAACAAACAAGATCTGGGTTGGAACTATGACTGGAGATTTTTTAATGGAGCTCTTGATTATTTGCAAAATGATTGGACTGAAGAACAGTTGATGATAAGAAGACAAATAATTCTAGAACGACTTTTACGAAATTGGACAAGGTTTGCTATTGAAGGTAGATTTATATCGTGGATTTCACAGTCTCTGTTATCATCTTGGTATTGGAATGGTCAATTATCTTCCTTTTCAcagaaaattgaaattcaaatgcCAATCAAAGAGTTGTTGCGTCTAGCTTTAACTTATAATCAAACAATGGTTGTTGAAGATGTCACTGAAGGATTTGggaaatattttattgattgttcAACATTTGTGCATTATCGTGGATCAGCAAAACTGGGGAATCACATTGATGCCAAGTTTATCGATGTTGATACGGGCTTGTCGGTCGAAATTGGAGGTGTAGCTATTTCACATGAAACAGCACCCAAAAGATATACTAATATTGTAACCGAGGCTCAACATAATGGTCAACTTAGACAAGTTTACAACACACGTCGTCCTCGTTTTTACACTAGCGATGAAATATCTCCGTTAAGAAAGTCCATGTTTGCAGGAACGCCTGTTTATGTGCCTAATAATATCTCTGCAATTTTGAATCAGGAATACCACAAAAAACTCATTCCGTTCAATGCATAtggttattattttgttacACAACTTAATCTATGGATACATCACTCAAAATTaaagtttttgtttgaaaaattcgAAAATACTTCTTTGCTGTTAGAAAACGGTCAAACTGATGCAACAGAACTTTGTGAATTAGTAGCCACTATTGACGAAGAGCAAATAGTAGAGTTGTTGACGCGTCACGATGATATTTTATTGGAATATTATTTGAGTAGCGATCTTGGTGATTTACACAAAAAggaattgatttgtttatttgagGATGTGAATAAAATCGACAATGCCAGAATATGTGACAAAACGACCAAGATTGGAGAAAGCAAACACAGAGTTGAACTAGCTAATGATCCTGAATATCGTGAACTTGTCACCAGTTTTACATTTCAAAACTTCAAGCGGATATCTTTATATGATTACGACCAGCTTGCAAGATCCAAAGCTTCATAA
- a CDS encoding uncharacterized protein (Predicted ORF from Assembly 19; removed from Assembly 20; subsequently reinstated in Assembly 21 based on comparative genome analysis) — protein sequence MFRVFFVFFFVNLLQQLLDTPYSHNTSLLIMKFTNFLASTLMVSAAYSAVVPTKSEEIHVDKRTQYTLQGLVSELLTHAVVDTASLFGHALQGGILTQKE from the coding sequence ATGTTCagggttttttttgtttttttttttgttaacCTTCTACAGCAATTACTTGATACCCCATATTCTCACAATACATCacttttaataatgaaattcaCAAACTTTTTAGCTTCTACCCTCATGGTCTCCGCTGCCTACTCAGCTGTTGTCCCAACTAAGAGTGAAGAAATCCATGTTGATAAAAGAACTCAATACACTCTTCAAGGTTTAGTCAGTGAATTATTGACTCACgctgttgttgatactGCCTCCTTGTTCGGACATGCTTTACAAGGTGGTATCTTAACTCAAAAAGAGTAA
- a CDS encoding uncharacterized protein (Gene induced by hypoxia and ketoconazole; oral infection upregulated; mutants have reduced capacity to damage oral epithelial cells; Spider biofilm induced): MPFTCSDIIKIIVAIILPPLGVFLERGCSSSLFINILLTILGYIPGIIHALYVILKY; the protein is encoded by the coding sequence ATGCCATTCACGTGTTCCGATatcattaaaatcattGTTGCTATTATCTTACCACCATTAGGTGTCTTTTTGGAAAGAGGATGTTCCTCATCattgtttattaatattCTTTTGACTATTTTGGGTTATATTCCAGGTATCATTCACGCATTGTACGTCATTCTAAAGTACTAG